A single window of Bombyx mori chromosome 9, ASM3026992v2 DNA harbors:
- the LOC101739671 gene encoding 2-oxoisovalerate dehydrogenase subunit beta, mitochondrial has translation MTSLSTKSIVFHKLIRNVNNYAKRMSSHFIYYPDKERPVDGETTKMNMMQAINNAMDITLKNNPTAVLFGEDVAFGGVFRCALGLQEKYGKDRVFNTPLCEQGIAGFGIGLATAGATAIAEIQFADYIFPAFDQIVNEAAKARYRSGGEYDSGALTVRAPCSAVGHGGLYHSQSPEAFFAHVPGLRVVVPRGPIAAKGLLLACIRERDPCVFLEPKILYRSAAEEVPVEDYTLPLGKAQTLRVGAAATLVGWGTQVHVLLEVADMARDKLGVSCDVIDLQSILPWDEETVCNSVKKTGRCLISHEAPLTSGFGAELAATVQEECFLHLEAPIARVTGWDAPFPHVFEPFYLPDKWRCYQALIQLINY, from the exons ATGACAAGTTTAAGTACAAAAAGTATTGTGTTCCATAAATTAATTCGAAATGTTAATAACTACGCTAAAAGAATGTcttcacattttatttattatccagATAAAGAAAGGCCAGTAGATG GAGAAACGACAAAGATGAATATGATGCAAGCAATAAACAATGCAATGGACATCACATTGAAGAATAATCCAACTGCTGTATTGTTCGGTGAAGATGTCGCATTCGGGGGTGTCTTCAGATGTGCTTTGGGGTTACAG GAGAAATATGGCAAGGACCGTGTTTTCAATACTCCACTATGTGAACAGGGTATTGCCGGCTTCGGTATAGGTCTAGCCACTGCAGGCGCAACTGCTATTGCTGAAATACAATTTGCTGATTACATATTTCCAGCATTTGATCAG ataGTGAACGAAGCTGCCAAAGCGAGGTACAGATCTGGAGGGGAGTACGACAGCGGCGCCCTCACGGTCCGCGCGCCCTGCAGTGCGGTCGGGCACGGCGGACTCTACCACTCCCAGAGTCCGGAGGCCTTCTTTGCACATGTCCCCGGTCTCCGG GTGGTGGTGCCTCGCGGGCCCATAGCGGCCAAGGGTCTGCTGCTGGCCTGCATCCGCGAGAGGGACCCCTGCGTGTTCCTGGAACCGAAGATACTGTACCGGTCGGCAGCCGAAGAAGTACCCGTCGAGGATTACACGCTACCGCTGGGAAAGGCGCAGACGTTAAGAGTCG GCGCCGCGGCCACGCTGGTGGGCTGGGGCACGCAGGTTCACGTGCTGCTGGAGGTAGCAGACATGGCGCGGGACAAGCTCGGCGTCAGCTGTGACGTCATCGATCTGCAGTCGATCCTGCCCTGGGACGAGGAGACCGTGTGCAAT TCCGTGAAGAAAACTGGGCGGTGCTTGATATCCCACGAGGCCCCGCTCACGTCGGGGTTCGGCGCCGAGCTCGCCGCCACCGTGCAG GAGGAATGTTTTCTGCACTTGGAGGCGCCGATAGCTCGAGTGACCGGCTGGGACGCGCCCTTCCCGCATGTCTTCGAACCTTTCTACTTACCGGACAAGTGGCGCTGCTACCAAGCCTTGATACAACTTATTAACTATTGA
- the LOC101739908 gene encoding inner nuclear membrane protein Man1 encodes MADQVESMSDAELRTKLAEHGFPVMPITASTRKLLVKKLKMVLDNKGRPLASDNKAENRRSLARYSSGEESDLDNVNKIKDKRGRRATTGGSMLPPSVSKTRRTPSKKSSPARRDSDKGSESEDEKSVIRHEEVETITKRQVTRTFVGNDQDDYETGSDSDVDVDKKTSTPFRSNSRSSDYISSTLPTNDTSTSPKSPLFSRPSLPSTNYTSPMSSSDHLNSIRSRLGLTSTLGDRPSIGNYTSRFSSSTYKPVTSTYQPSTSTVDEVESPYLSNFTRRLSSLKAEPPKQSPFLDRDTTNGSTMIPRRSYITGMARSDIVDYKMVNEKKFLKNNLVSLALVGLVALFFFCLFFMYMVKKNDITSVVDDQNSVIPICHLNIPGNRPGINCVPKEQVSYAKDLLKVIHPELTTRIASYKCGQPGAMPYLTEREILDIARSKADSTDVSQCRTDLNNLQVLLINNPRWGLNVVQLKNLYTKDADFSPISNTDLIVQQRTKGSVAITLTDPSTPLTCLLVNTIYSAGSTIIIVAFITLLAVAAQAFYKFYLNYRKRKNDEIYSLVGQIIDVISQETVDSGEPYISVDHVRDTLISPENREKLASVWDAAVKFIQRNESRVRMEVQSVDGEDSRVWRWISSNSPKRSAAWQGQAFETQEGSVNNLTVSPTPCLKIRHMFDKNDANPNLRTIIQDVILEKCGDRCNILHIEIERSSCCVYVKCANPSDAGVVYRSLHGWWYEGRLITVKYLRLERYMQRFPNSPSIGPYLKMSRPQRSWDE; translated from the coding sequence ATGGCCGATCAAGTCGAGTCAATGTCAGACGCCGAGTTACGAACAAAATTGGCAGAGCATGGATTTCCAGTTATGCCGATTACGGCTTCCACGCGGAAACTTCTGGTGAAGAAACTGAAGATGGTCTTGGATAACAAAGGTAGACCTCTAGCAAGTGACAACAAGGCGGAGAATAGGCGGTCTTTGGCGCGGTACTCTAGCGGTGAGGAGTCTGACTTAGACAACGTGAATAAGATCAAAGACAAACGCGGGCGTCGAGCGACAACTGGTGGTAGCATGTTGCCACCGTCTGTCAGCAAAACGAGAAGAACGCCCTCCAAGAAAAGCTCACCAGCCAGGCGTGATTCGGATAAGGGCTCTGAATCTGAGGACGAGAAGTCTGTGATACGACACGAGGAGGTTGAAACGATAACCAAGCGGCAAGTGACACGCACCTTTGTCGGTAATGACCAGGATGATTATGAAACTGGCTCTGATAGTGATGTTGATGTTGACAAAAAAACATCTACACCATTTCGCAGCAACTCACGGTCCAGTGATTACATATCAAGTACTTTACCAACTAATGATACCTCGACAAGTCCAAAGTCACCTTTGTTTTCTCGCCCTTCTCTGCCAAGCACCAACTACACCTCACCTATGTCATCTTCAGATCATTTGAATTCCATAAGATCAAGACTGGGTCTCACATCTACACTTGGTGATAGACCATCTATTGGAAACTATACCTCTCGATTTTCTAGCAGTACTTATAAACCTGTGACAAGTACATACCAGCCTTCAACGTCTACTGTTGATGAGGTGGAATCTCCATATTTAAGTAACTTCACCCGCCGCCTGTCTTCGCTAAAGGCTGAGCCACCGAAACAATCGCCTTTTCTTGACCGAGACACAACCAATGGAAGCACAATGATACCTCGTCGGTCTTATATAACTGGAATGGCCAGATCTGATATAGTCGATTATAAAATGgtaaatgaaaagaaatttttgaaaaataaccTCGTATCTCTGGCTCTGGTTGGTCTTgtggctcttttttttttttgcttattttttatgtacatgGTAAAAAAGAATGACATAACATCCGTTGTGGATGATCAGAACAGTGTTATACCTATTTGTCATTTGAATATACCTGGTAACAGGCCTGGTATCAATTGTGTGCCTAAGGAACAAGTCAGCTATGCTAAAGACCTTTTGAAGGTAATTCATCCAGAGTTGACAACACGAATAGCATCATACAAATGTGGTCAGCCAGGAGCTATGCCTTATTTGACTGAGCGAGAAATTTTGGATATTGCCAGGTCTAAAGCAGACTCGACTGATGTAAGCCAGTGTCGCACAGATCTGAATAACTTGCAGGTGCTGCTAATTAACAATCCCAGGTGGGGTCTTAATGTTGTGCaattaaaaaatctttataCAAAAGATGCAGATTTCTCTCCAATATCCAACACTGATTTGATTGTACAGCAAAGAACTAAAGGTAGCGTTGCAATCACATTAACTGATCCATCCACACCACTCACTTGTTTATTGGTGAACACAATTTATTCAGCTGGATCGACCATCATTATTGTAGCTTTCATCACATTATTAGCTGTTGCTGCTCAAgccttttacaaattttatttgaactatAGAAAACGTAAAAATGATGAAATCTATTCGCTTGTTGGACAGATTATTGATGTAATTTCTCAGGAAACTGTAGATAGTGGTGAACCTTATATATCTGTAGATCATGTTCGAGATACACTGATATCACCGGAGAACAGGGAAAAACTAGCATCTGTTTGGGATGCTGCTGTCAAATTCATACAAAGAAATGAAAGCAGAGTGAGAATGGAGGTTCAATCTGTTGATGGAGAAGACTCCAGGGTTTGGAGATGGATATCAAGTAACAGTCCTAAAAGGAGTGCAGCATGGCAAGGACAAGCATTTGAAACTCAAGAAGGCTCTGTTAATAACCTAACTGTATCACCAACTCCATGCCTTAAAATACGCCACATGTTTGATAAAAATGATGCAAACCCAAATCTAAGGACAATCATTCAGGATGTAATTCTCGAGAAATGTGGTGACAGATGCAACATCTTACATATTGAGATAGAGAGGAGCTCGTGCTGTGTATATGTGAAATGTGCGAATCCGTCAGACGCGGGCGTCGTGTACCGCAGCCTTCACGGTTGGTGGTACGAGGGTAGACTTATCACTGTTAAATACTTGCGTTTAGAGCGCTACATGCAGAGGTTCCCAAATTCTCCATCTATCGGACCATATTTGAAAATGTCCCGTCCTCAACGCTCATGGGATGAGTAA